A portion of the Pelodiscus sinensis isolate JC-2024 chromosome 20, ASM4963464v1, whole genome shotgun sequence genome contains these proteins:
- the LOC142819168 gene encoding uncharacterized protein LOC142819168, which produces MEANKILEWWTETQKVQQQQQMQALQQLLNQLQERQEQMARGAPVTVPGTVAGSGGGEGVGTQLPIRLTKLGPEDDPEAFLVTFERVAAAAKWPPEHWATLLAPYLSGPAQLAYRGMSASDALCYYKVKEAILDQLGVTPETHRRRFREARYDSRERPRAVAQRVKEAGMRWLEPETKTGAQVADLVILEQYVSILPVEGQWWVRRHLPETLDEAVTLMEHYLAAEGPEGKGTAGAPREPRRNEAGMGKPTGAQRAAESAGSSLGPLPTRRLAPRWNRPIGEARGDRATETRPGTPPPEGAPKVVCYQCSQEGHYKRDCTLMDCTFGQRRAGSTDRKAAGAAQAMNLPW; this is translated from the coding sequence ATGGAAGCCAATAAAATTCTGGAATGGTGGACCGAGACCCAGAAGGtacaacagcagcaacagatgCAGGCGCTGCAACAGCTCCTCAACCAGCTCCAGGAGCGTCAGGAGCAGATGGCGCGAGGCGCACCAGTGACGGTACCGGGGACAGTAGCAGggtctggaggaggagagggggtcggTACCCAATTGCCCATACGGCTAACGAAACTAGGGCCGGAAGATGACCCCGAGGCATTCCTGGTTACGTTCGAGAGGGTGGCCGCCGCCGCGAAGTGGCCACCCGAGCATTGGGCCACCCTCCTCGCACCTTACCTGTCAGGGCCGGCCCAGCTAGCATACCGAGGGATGTCCGCCAGCGATGCCTTATGTTACTATAAGGTTAAAGAGGCTATTCTGGACCAATTAGGGGTGACTCCCGAGACCCACCGCCGGCGGTTTAGAGAGGCCAGGTACGACTCCCGCGAGCGACCACGGGCGGTGGCACAACGGGTTAAGGAAGCGGGGATGAGATGGCTGGAACCAGAGACTAAGACGGGGGCTCAGGTGGCGGACCTCGTGATACTCGAACAATACGTCAGCATCCTCCCCGTGGAAGGGCAGTGGTGGGTACGGCGGCACCTTCCGGAGACCTTGGATGAAGCGGTGACCCTCATGGAACACTACTTAGCCGCAGAGGGGCCAGAGGGGAAAGGAACCGCTGGGGCACCGAGAGAACCCCGAAGGAACGAGGCGGGGATGGGTAAGCCCACGGGAGCCCAACGGGCTGCGGAAAGCGCCGGGAGTTCCCTGGGCCCCCTCCCGACGAGGAGGTTGGCACCCCGGTGGAACCGGCCGATCGGTGAGGCCAGGGGAGACCGGGCGACCGAAACGAGGCCGGGCACCCCGCCACCCGAGGGAGCTCCGAAGGTGGTCTGCTACCAGTGCAGCCAGGAGGGCCATTATAAGCGGGACTGCAccctgatggactgcaccttCGGGCAGAGGCGTGCTGGGAGCACGGACAGGAAGGCGGCCGGCGCAGCTCAG